In the Trueperaceae bacterium genome, one interval contains:
- the aceE gene encoding pyruvate dehydrogenase (acetyl-transferring), homodimeric type, giving the protein MTDVLDEILNLDRSQLEPSELERLNSIEMREWLESLDYVLASGGVERVVDLLEGLRERAQQFGVKIPFSATTPYINTISPEEEPEYPGDLRIERNIMRLIRWNAMAMVVRANKFSDGLGGHISTFASAASLYEIGFNHFFRGPKAGVDGDQVYFQGHASPGIYARSYLERRLDKEHLRNFRRELQEHPGLSSYPHPWLMPDYWQFPTVSMGLPPILSIYQARFNRYLEDRSLKKRGTGKVWAFLGDGETDEPETTGAIKFAAREALDNLIWVINCNLQRLDGPVHGNGQIIQELEGIFRGAGWNVIKVPWGSKWDELLAKDRDGILVKRFGQLVDGESQRYAAFGAPELREKFFNTPELKKLIEDWNDDDIGRLNRGGHDPIKVYSAYQRAVEHTGSPTVILTRTVKGYGLGESAEGKNVTHQQKKLNEEELRAFRDRFKIPITDDEIGQYPFFRPDQDSEEYRYLIERREQLGGFLPQRAVEIEPVKAPDRTLFEEFMIGTEGREVSTTMVFVSILRKLLRDPIWGKLAVPIIPDEARTFGMEALFRQIGIYSSVGQLYEPVDRDNLLYYRESKDGQILEEGITEAGSMASFIAAGTAYATHGVSTVPFFIYYSMFGFQRIGDLIWLAGDMRTKGFMLGATAGRTTLNGEGLQHQDGHSHVLAYAYPNVMAYDPTFAFEMAVIIRDGLRRMYELQEDLFYYLTIENDNYLQPPPPEAIGRDELELGILQGIYRFRASERDFELRAQLLGSGAIMKEVLKAQEMLEQYNIAADVWSVTSYKELHKNALETERWNRLNPTETPRKAFVAEALAEAKGVLVAASDYMKILPDSLARHLPIPLTSLGTDGLGRSEGREELRDFFEVDAKHIVLATVKALTDNDMVDVAMVAKAIKDLAIDPGKVNPYSA; this is encoded by the coding sequence ATGACAGATGTCTTAGACGAAATTCTGAACCTAGATCGCTCCCAATTGGAACCCTCTGAGCTCGAACGACTCAATAGTATTGAGATGCGTGAGTGGTTAGAGTCGCTTGACTACGTTCTTGCTTCCGGAGGGGTTGAAAGGGTAGTTGACCTTTTAGAGGGGCTTAGGGAACGCGCACAACAATTTGGTGTGAAGATACCGTTTTCCGCTACCACGCCTTACATCAATACGATATCTCCGGAAGAGGAACCAGAGTATCCAGGTGATTTAAGAATTGAACGAAATATTATGAGGTTAATCCGGTGGAATGCAATGGCTATGGTGGTTCGAGCGAATAAGTTTTCGGATGGTTTAGGTGGTCATATTTCAACCTTTGCTTCTGCTGCTTCGCTTTATGAAATCGGGTTTAATCATTTCTTTCGTGGGCCTAAAGCAGGAGTTGATGGGGATCAGGTATATTTTCAAGGGCACGCTAGTCCAGGTATATACGCTCGTAGTTACCTGGAGCGGCGACTTGATAAGGAGCACTTGAGGAATTTTCGGCGGGAGCTTCAGGAACACCCGGGCCTGTCGAGTTATCCACACCCCTGGCTTATGCCGGATTATTGGCAGTTTCCAACTGTCTCAATGGGGTTGCCACCGATCCTATCGATCTATCAGGCACGTTTTAATCGTTATTTAGAAGATCGGAGTCTAAAGAAACGCGGAACTGGGAAAGTGTGGGCTTTCCTCGGGGATGGAGAAACAGACGAACCCGAGACAACAGGGGCCATAAAATTCGCTGCTCGTGAGGCTCTTGATAACCTCATATGGGTCATTAACTGCAATCTCCAGAGGCTTGATGGTCCTGTGCACGGGAACGGGCAGATAATTCAGGAGCTCGAGGGAATTTTCCGAGGTGCTGGTTGGAACGTTATTAAAGTTCCTTGGGGCAGTAAATGGGATGAATTACTAGCTAAGGATCGTGATGGGATTCTAGTAAAGAGATTTGGTCAGCTTGTTGATGGTGAATCACAACGCTACGCTGCTTTTGGGGCCCCAGAGTTGCGAGAAAAGTTTTTCAACACCCCTGAGCTAAAAAAGTTAATCGAGGATTGGAACGATGATGATATTGGTCGTTTAAATCGTGGGGGTCATGACCCAATTAAGGTGTATTCCGCATACCAAAGGGCAGTAGAACATACTGGTTCACCAACCGTAATTCTTACTAGGACCGTCAAAGGCTATGGGCTTGGGGAATCAGCCGAAGGGAAAAACGTTACCCATCAACAGAAAAAACTAAATGAGGAAGAATTAAGGGCTTTCCGCGATCGTTTCAAAATTCCTATCACTGATGATGAAATTGGTCAGTACCCGTTCTTTAGGCCAGATCAGGATAGCGAAGAATACCGCTACCTGATTGAACGACGCGAACAACTGGGAGGATTCCTCCCACAACGTGCAGTTGAAATCGAACCCGTTAAGGCGCCTGACAGGACACTATTTGAGGAATTCATGATTGGGACCGAAGGTCGTGAAGTCTCAACCACGATGGTGTTTGTATCCATTCTCCGAAAACTACTACGTGATCCGATTTGGGGTAAACTTGCTGTTCCAATTATTCCAGATGAGGCACGTACTTTCGGCATGGAAGCTCTTTTTCGCCAGATCGGTATTTATTCTTCTGTTGGTCAACTATATGAACCGGTAGATCGGGACAATCTGTTGTACTACAGAGAATCCAAAGACGGGCAAATCTTAGAGGAAGGTATTACTGAAGCTGGTTCTATGGCTTCATTCATCGCGGCGGGTACTGCTTACGCCACACATGGCGTAAGCACAGTTCCCTTTTTCATCTATTATTCGATGTTTGGGTTTCAACGTATTGGTGACTTAATTTGGCTAGCAGGCGACATGCGTACTAAGGGCTTCATGCTTGGCGCAACTGCAGGTCGAACAACTTTAAATGGTGAAGGACTTCAGCACCAGGATGGTCACAGCCATGTACTCGCATACGCGTACCCAAATGTAATGGCTTATGACCCAACCTTTGCATTTGAAATGGCGGTCATCATTAGGGATGGCCTTAGGAGGATGTACGAACTTCAAGAGGATCTTTTCTATTACCTTACTATTGAGAATGACAACTATCTGCAACCACCTCCGCCAGAGGCGATAGGACGCGATGAGTTGGAACTGGGGATTTTACAGGGTATCTATCGATTCCGGGCCTCAGAAAGAGATTTTGAGTTGCGAGCCCAGCTACTTGGTTCGGGCGCCATCATGAAAGAAGTGCTTAAAGCGCAAGAAATGCTTGAGCAGTACAATATAGCTGCTGATGTTTGGAGTGTAACTAGCTACAAGGAGTTGCATAAAAACGCTCTGGAAACAGAACGTTGGAACCGACTTAATCCCACTGAAACTCCACGCAAGGCCTTTGTGGCTGAGGCTTTAGCAGAAGCGAAAGGAGTTCTGGTAGCTGCTTCAGACTACATGAAGATCCTGCCGGATTCTCTTGCACGCCATCTCCCGATTCCCCTTACTTCATTAGGGACTGACGGTCTTGGTCGAAGTGAAGGTCGTGAGGAATTGCGAGATTTCTTTGAGGTTGATGCGAAGCACATTGTCCTCGCCACAGTGAAAGCTCTAACGGACAATGACATGGTCGATGTGGCGATGGTCGCTAAGGCGATCAAAGACCTAGCGATTGATCCTGGTAAAGTGAACCCCTATAGCGCGTGA
- a CDS encoding adenosylhomocysteinase, translating into MGKLLNGDLNDVSLADEGMKRIDWAYQEMPVLRRIEKRFKADRPLHGVKVSACLHVTTETANLMRVLVAGGAQISLCASNPLSTQDDVVAALVEHLDVPTFAVFGASQELYYDHINQALRDGPQITMDDGADLVTELHRGGRELLKDVLGGTEETTTGVIRLRAMEDSGALSFPVIAVNDAMTKHLFDNRYGTGQSVLDSLMRASNVLLAGKTFTVVGYGWCSRGVARRADGMGANVVVTEVDPLRALEAHMDGFRVMPMIEAAPISDFIVTATGDKHVIDDSHFEVMKDGCMIANAGHFNIEINIPALEEMAIEKRKPRPFIEEFELADGRRVRLLAEGRLVNLAVAEGHPAAVMDMSFSNQALSLRHIVEHAGELKPGVHSVPKEIDRRVAQFKLEEMGIAIDILTSEQEEYLSSWEEGT; encoded by the coding sequence ATGGGTAAGTTATTGAATGGGGACTTGAACGACGTCTCTTTGGCTGATGAAGGTATGAAGCGTATCGATTGGGCTTATCAAGAGATGCCTGTACTTCGGCGAATTGAGAAAAGGTTTAAAGCTGATAGGCCTCTCCATGGCGTAAAAGTTAGCGCTTGTCTTCATGTCACGACTGAAACCGCGAATTTGATGAGGGTGCTTGTTGCCGGGGGAGCTCAAATTTCTCTGTGTGCGAGTAACCCGTTAAGCACTCAGGACGATGTAGTCGCTGCGTTAGTTGAGCACTTGGATGTACCTACTTTTGCCGTTTTTGGAGCATCCCAAGAGCTTTATTACGACCACATTAATCAAGCTCTAAGGGATGGGCCTCAAATCACTATGGATGATGGGGCAGACTTAGTTACTGAACTTCACCGTGGTGGCCGAGAGTTGCTCAAGGATGTGTTGGGGGGGACTGAGGAAACCACGACTGGGGTTATACGACTTCGCGCTATGGAAGATTCCGGAGCGCTTTCTTTCCCTGTAATAGCTGTGAACGATGCTATGACTAAACATCTTTTCGACAACCGCTATGGTACCGGACAAAGTGTTTTGGATAGTCTGATGAGAGCTTCGAATGTGTTGCTTGCTGGTAAGACTTTTACTGTAGTGGGGTATGGGTGGTGTAGCAGAGGAGTAGCCCGTCGTGCCGACGGCATGGGGGCTAACGTTGTGGTTACAGAAGTTGATCCCTTGCGAGCCTTGGAGGCCCACATGGATGGTTTCAGAGTTATGCCTATGATCGAAGCTGCGCCTATATCAGATTTCATCGTTACTGCTACGGGGGACAAGCACGTTATAGACGACTCGCACTTTGAGGTTATGAAGGATGGTTGCATGATTGCTAACGCGGGACACTTCAATATTGAAATAAACATCCCTGCACTTGAGGAAATGGCTATCGAGAAACGTAAGCCACGACCATTTATTGAGGAGTTCGAGTTGGCTGATGGGCGTCGTGTGCGACTACTCGCCGAAGGACGTCTTGTCAATTTAGCGGTTGCAGAGGGGCATCCAGCTGCAGTCATGGACATGAGTTTTTCTAATCAAGCTCTATCTCTCCGACACATAGTGGAGCATGCAGGTGAACTTAAACCAGGTGTCCATTCGGTTCCGAAGGAGATCGACAGACGAGTTGCTCAGTTCAAACTAGAGGAAATGGGCATTGCTATTGACATTCTTACATCCGAGCAGGAAGAATATTTGTCTTCATGGGAAGAAGGGACCTGA